Proteins from a genomic interval of Nitrospina gracilis Nb-211:
- a CDS encoding SPOR domain-containing protein: protein MRLKTRFILILFFFAIGAGTGYAWRSNIFAPSLESEDQEATVKKMSAVKPDNLKKKLRDVVPAPQVKNDFTFFDTLTNVSQNRFIDLDGSIIEKAGYEQKVLTGDPEAETGNVVEDQEEAVVAVPQPEGDQVAQKDSQKSLEDKIKELEALVEDEPEPAPKKNQPTPTPSWKQPESEMTAAPSGETRFQVQVSSFREVERARALEAQLQDKGYPAFYTPVALPGKGVWYRVFLGEFEKRATAEEAARLARMRDSLNTVILTLR from the coding sequence ATGAGACTGAAAACCCGCTTCATCCTGATCCTGTTTTTCTTTGCCATCGGCGCCGGCACGGGTTACGCCTGGCGCAGTAATATTTTCGCGCCTTCTCTGGAAAGCGAGGATCAGGAGGCAACGGTGAAGAAGATGAGCGCCGTCAAGCCCGACAACCTCAAAAAGAAATTGCGGGACGTGGTGCCCGCTCCCCAAGTGAAAAATGATTTCACTTTTTTCGACACGCTCACCAACGTCAGCCAGAACCGGTTTATCGATTTGGATGGAAGCATCATTGAAAAAGCCGGGTACGAGCAGAAGGTGCTGACCGGTGATCCAGAAGCGGAAACCGGCAATGTGGTAGAGGATCAGGAAGAGGCGGTGGTTGCCGTACCGCAACCGGAAGGCGACCAGGTGGCGCAGAAAGACTCGCAAAAGAGTCTGGAAGATAAAATCAAGGAGCTCGAAGCGCTGGTAGAGGATGAGCCTGAACCCGCGCCAAAGAAAAATCAACCCACCCCAACCCCGAGCTGGAAACAGCCGGAGAGCGAAATGACCGCCGCGCCATCCGGCGAGACGCGGTTTCAGGTGCAGGTCAGTTCGTTCCGCGAGGTGGAACGCGCCCGCGCGCTGGAAGCGCAACTTCAGGACAAGGGGTACCCGGCGTTTTATACGCCCGTGGCCTTGCCGGGCAAGGGAGTCTGGTATCGGGTGTTTTTAGGTGAGTTTGAAAAGCGTGCCACGGCGGAAGAGGCGGCACGCCTGGCCCGCATGCGGGATTCGCTCAACACCGTGATCCTCACTCTTCGCTAG
- the argS gene encoding arginine--tRNA ligase, giving the protein MKDIVKYLVVQALNRVKEQGGLNLETLPDLVIEEPKDESMGDFATTIAMQLAKPEKKNPREIAQKICDEISTDGGQVESATVAGPGFINLKMTQDFFRGQLKESAGKGKEFGRCYVGENKKVLVEFVSANPTGPLHVGHGRGAAVGHALSCILKMAGFDVSTEYYINDVGNQMNTLGRSTWIRYRQLLGEDVAFPEEGYQGDYIKDIAKEIIERDGKAHLEKSDEDALTFFRLYATGSILEGIKEDLKEFRVEYDRWFSEQILHEDKSVDQSLDWLREKGYIYEKDGATWLKTAEFDDDSDRVIIKNAGEKTYFCADIAYHKNKVDRGFDMILDLWGADHHGYVPRMQSVLKMMGFDESVFKVILVQFVTLRRGGEKVSMSTRSGEFVTLADVVKEVGVDATRFFFLMRSSDSHLDFDLELAKKETPENPVYYIQYAHARICNVFRTAEEQGFRPEDWAEGELSPLTESAEIALIKKILAYPEVIEKSALAQEVHRIPFYLHELVAIFHNYYAHHRIVTDNAELTRARLFLIHVLRNVIASGLALMGVTHPEKM; this is encoded by the coding sequence ATGAAAGACATCGTCAAATACCTTGTGGTGCAGGCACTCAACCGGGTCAAGGAACAGGGCGGGCTGAACCTGGAGACTCTGCCGGACCTCGTCATCGAGGAGCCGAAGGACGAGTCGATGGGCGATTTCGCCACCACCATCGCCATGCAGTTGGCCAAGCCGGAAAAGAAAAATCCGCGTGAGATCGCCCAGAAAATCTGCGACGAAATCTCCACCGACGGCGGGCAGGTGGAATCGGCCACCGTCGCGGGTCCGGGGTTCATCAACCTGAAAATGACGCAGGATTTCTTCCGCGGTCAATTGAAGGAATCGGCGGGCAAGGGCAAGGAATTCGGCAGATGTTACGTGGGCGAAAACAAAAAGGTGCTGGTCGAGTTCGTGAGCGCCAACCCGACGGGTCCATTGCATGTGGGGCACGGGCGCGGCGCCGCCGTCGGCCACGCGTTGTCCTGCATCCTCAAGATGGCCGGGTTCGATGTGTCCACCGAATACTACATCAATGACGTCGGCAACCAGATGAACACGCTCGGCCGCTCCACGTGGATCCGTTACCGGCAACTGCTGGGAGAGGACGTCGCGTTTCCGGAAGAAGGGTATCAGGGGGATTACATTAAAGACATCGCCAAGGAGATCATCGAACGCGACGGCAAAGCCCATCTTGAAAAGAGCGACGAGGACGCGCTGACGTTTTTCCGCCTTTATGCCACCGGCTCCATCCTGGAAGGCATCAAGGAGGACTTGAAAGAGTTCCGCGTCGAGTACGACCGCTGGTTCAGCGAGCAGATCCTGCACGAAGATAAATCCGTGGACCAGTCGCTCGATTGGCTGAGAGAAAAGGGATACATCTACGAAAAAGACGGTGCCACCTGGCTGAAGACGGCGGAGTTCGACGACGACTCTGACCGCGTGATCATCAAGAACGCCGGCGAGAAGACGTATTTTTGCGCCGACATCGCCTACCACAAAAACAAGGTCGACCGCGGCTTCGACATGATTCTGGACCTGTGGGGGGCGGATCACCACGGCTACGTGCCGCGCATGCAGTCGGTGCTCAAGATGATGGGCTTCGACGAAAGCGTGTTCAAGGTGATCCTGGTGCAGTTCGTCACCTTAAGGCGCGGCGGCGAGAAGGTGTCGATGTCCACGCGCTCCGGCGAGTTCGTTACGCTGGCCGACGTGGTGAAGGAAGTCGGCGTGGATGCGACGCGCTTTTTCTTCCTCATGCGCAGTTCCGACAGCCATCTCGACTTCGATCTCGAACTGGCCAAAAAGGAAACGCCGGAAAACCCGGTGTACTACATCCAGTATGCGCACGCCCGCATCTGCAACGTGTTCCGCACAGCGGAAGAGCAGGGCTTCCGGCCGGAAGACTGGGCGGAGGGAGAGCTTTCGCCGCTGACCGAAAGCGCCGAGATCGCGCTCATCAAGAAAATCCTCGCTTATCCCGAGGTCATCGAGAAAAGCGCGCTGGCGCAGGAAGTGCACCGCATTCCGTTTTATCTGCATGAACTGGTGGCGATCTTCCACAACTACTACGCGCACCACCGCATCGTGACCGACAACGCGGAACTCACCCGCGCGCGGCTGTTTCTGATTCACGTTCTGCGCAATGTCATCGCCAGCGGGCTGGCGCTCATGGGCGTCACCCATCCGGAAAAGATGTAA